A window from bacterium encodes these proteins:
- a CDS encoding DUF6531 domain-containing protein produces MTRRHFCGRFLYHATAFIILFLLSSKSYADLAIPNFCQVLRCDAGGKNCEETLENCTVVEQKYLPPVKQTKFIPVPGQQGNNPSPPGNLGSGSTPGDFDGAPIGEPILPNGEMFFQKTDFSFPGFGPDLVFTRTYRSHADYLGVLGHGWSFNLEKRIYSAKRDTGYCGYSYFLVDGQLGMAEFNSSYKPVEPGIGLT; encoded by the coding sequence ATGACACGAAGGCATTTTTGTGGGCGTTTTCTTTATCACGCTACTGCGTTCATTATCCTGTTCCTTCTCTCCAGTAAATCCTACGCGGACCTGGCGATACCAAACTTTTGCCAGGTTCTTCGTTGTGATGCTGGTGGAAAGAATTGCGAAGAAACGTTAGAGAACTGCACTGTCGTCGAACAGAAATATCTACCGCCCGTCAAGCAAACCAAATTCATTCCTGTCCCCGGCCAACAGGGGAATAACCCTTCTCCGCCTGGTAACCTGGGTTCTGGTAGTACGCCCGGCGATTTCGATGGAGCACCGATTGGAGAACCCATCCTCCCCAATGGTGAGATGTTTTTTCAAAAAACAGATTTTAGTTTTCCAGGTTTTGGACCGGATCTTGTTTTCACACGAACCTATCGCAGTCATGCTGATTATTTGGGAGTTCTTGGTCACGGGTGGAGCTTCAATCTTGAAAAAAGAATTTACTCGGCGAAAAGAGATACGGGATACTGCGGATATAGTTACTTTCTAGTGGACGGACAACTGGGCATGGCGGAGTTCAATTCATCATATAAGCCTGTAGAACCGGGAATTGGTCTCACGTGA